The Arachis hypogaea cultivar Tifrunner chromosome 14, arahy.Tifrunner.gnm2.J5K5, whole genome shotgun sequence DNA window GAGAATAGTCTTGGATGCACAATGTCCAAGTCTGTGATGCCAGTGTGTGTAAGAGTCAATTTTTGCTATTAAGTCCTAGGAACAAGATTGCTAGAGTTGGaatcaaagaaataaaaattgCTATTTTTATCAGAAATAGGAGCAAGATTATAACAGGTAGAATTAGAAGATGTCACAGCCACACAATCAAAAATATAAATGCCTTGCTTAGGTGTGCCCCAAAGAAGCATTTtctgagttttccaaaatttTATAAGACAAGCATCATCATGAAATTCAAAGTAGCAATGATTATTAGCAGCAAATTTTTGAATACTCACAAGATTATATGTGATTTTAGGAGAGAGAAATAGTTTATCTAATAAAAAAGCTTTTTATGTATGAggctaactaaaaataatttttcataatgTGAAATTCTACTACCTTTGCCATTACCTAGCAAGATTTGATTTGATCCATTATATGCAGATGATGTAAGCATATGATGTGCATCACCAGTGATATGGTGGTTTGCACTAGTATCTGGCAACCAAGAAGAATCAGTGAGAGTGGATGGAGTAGCCAAATATGCTCGAGGTGTATGAAAGGTTGATGGAGGAGGTTAAGGTTGTCATGTTGTTGATGAGTTGAATACAAGAGGAGCATGTTGACAAGAAGAATCAAAGTAATGAAAGCATGTCATAGTTGTGTGGCCAAATATTTAGCAAACTTGACATTGAGGTCTAGCATCTATATTCGAGAACCTACCTTCTCTACCAAAGAATCTTTCACTGCGTCCATTCCACCAAAGGAGTTCTTGCAAGTTCCTCTACCAAATTGTGATGGAGCTTGAACATAATTTGCATGTATAGCCATTAGtccctaattttattttttggactCTTTCTATGTGCAAGTAATATAGTAATATACCTTCAATCTCAATCAAAGACAATGAATCATATTTAGGCATGATGGAAGAAATATACATGGCATACTCTTCTGTTAAATCATCTATAATTACAGTGAATCTTTTTTCAGATATTCAGCTGCTTCGATACCTTGTTTGCGAATAAGTTTGAGTTGTGCTTTAAGTTGTTGTACCCGAATCTTGGAAATCTTTGTAAAATATTCTTGAATTATTGCCCAAGCTTGATATATATACTCACAATCAAGTATTTGATTCTTGAATGACAGAtccataaaattaaaaattcatatcaTTAAGTTGTGATCTTTAACCTTCCAATCAGTAAAAAAGTAGATTCAATACCTGCAGTTCGTGCAGCATCATTCTCAAATTGTGATGGAGGTTTTGAGGAATCAAGATGATTACCAAGTTTGTTGGCATGAATGACGTGAAATGCAAACTTTTGCGATGTTTTATGATTGTCATCATTGAGCTTGTCAATGACGGGTACAGAAAGAGAGGTGGTGGAGGTAGAGGATGAAAAAGAAATGATAATTGATAGATGTCATGGATCTTTTACCTAAACTCTGAATACCATGATGAAGTTTGAATGAGATAGAGAAGAATAATTTGAGATAAAATTTTGTATTGCATGAATTATTATTAGTGTGTCTATCATAATCAAAATTGCAACATTTATGCTCATGTACTAATGCATTAGGCAAAGTTAATTACACAAGAATAGATTACAATTTTATAAGAAAGAGAAACAATTTAACTAACTAActgattttctctctctttatctaATTCAACATGATCATTAACAaatattaatttctatttttttaatcttgCACAAAGTATTTATCCTTAATAACAAAAGGCatataatatttaacaaaaaaagcatataatttatcataaaaagaaaataaaaaagcatATAATTTATCATAAAAGAAAACTATTTTCTGAAAATGCATACAAGTTATCTAAATCTCTTATTAGTTATCACCATATCTCTCTACGTAGCTTTATAAGGAGGTGGttactttaacaaaaatatttttatataaaagtaatattataaattgttaaataatttaaaagtaaTGTAATATTGTCagtaaatattatcattttttattagcactgaactattaataatttgtacttatatttacagaaattttatatacaaaaagcATATAATTTTGActtatatttacaaaaattttacacatataaattaatacaGTTTGCACTCATAATTTACATCTATAAATTATATTTGCTAAAGATAATTTAGTATTTGTATTAAtcaaatattgacaaaaaaaatactaaaaattattaacctttaaaaatttttcataatttaaaatatttgactaAATATATTTAACTGCACTATCTAACTATTTGTTAtatcattttcatataaaaatattttcataaaaatatcacTACAATTTGTGCTAATGTATAAGTAtactaaattattaatttattttgagaaaattttaacctttattatattttaaacttaGTAGATTATTTATTCTGACCAAAATAGGGATTATTTATTCTGACCAAAATAGGGATTGTCTGTGTGCATGACAGGatgacttttgaattttgattttgactagttttaacaaattttttttttaatcttcttttttgggttttgagttttGACGCGTGATAAATTCTCttgtttaaactttaaagtcTCTCTTGTTTTTCATGCaagtatattattttaaattttagttaaaaaaaaaaacagaaaaaaagaaaagtatagaagATTGCAAAGTAGGAAAGAATCTTGACCCGTACcaaacagcaaaaagaagaaCAACTAAAAGCTTGACTTCATCCCCAGAATCACTCTCTCCATCACAACTCAACTCAAcccataatttatttatttttttagttattacaaCAAATAAATTAGTTTCTTTCTTCCTTGGACTCTTCTAAATTCCTTCAAACAAATCTCTTAGACagtcttcaattcaattcaaccaATCAAATAccgtttttctttctctctctaaatGCCTGCGTCCTTCTCCATTGCCTCCTTCCCCGTCCTCGATTGTCGGTGAGTTCCCCCCCAAAACGTTGCCGTTTTTACCCAATTAAGAAAGAAACCCTAATTTTCTCAATCCATGTCctcgatttttttatttttattttgtcaatGGGTCAAAAGAATGAACTGTTTTGACGATTTGTTGTAGGTGGTAGTTGGAAAAGGGAAGAGAGTATGGCAATGGAGGAGGAAGAGCCGAGCCAGCTGAAGAGAGCGTTGATTGATTCCTCTGCTGGAGCTATTTCTGGTGCTATATCAAGAACAGTTACCTCTCCCCTTGATGTTATTAAGATTAGGTTCCAGGTCAACTCTTTTTCTTATCATGatcatttttttttgtcatattcATACTTGTGTTTTATGCTGCATTTACAAAAGTAATCATAAGAAGATTATTGCTAATTTTGTATGATATATAGAGGGGTATGAAATAGTGGATAGAGTAATTAATAAGCAAGGGGAAGTACAAAAACCGGTACATTGAGAATTCAAACACTATTAAAACTTGCTTCTTCTAGGTTCTAGAACTATTGAGTATTGAAGATGGTGTCTCATATACAGTTTGGTAAGAGCTGCTGAAACTTCACTAAATAGAGACAGAATGGAACTTGGGGACAAACATTAGCCTGgcaatttttttatatagttattttttaaaaaaaatattttagggaGATGTATACTGCTTGGCAAAGACTCATGTCACTGTCAAAATTTTGCTGGAAACCAGTTTTTGATTTTGTAACTAATGAATAGCATATGGCAGAGAATCAATTTCCAGGGTGTGCCATTATATCATTTATGTCACAATGGGCTTTGTTTTGGTAATCTGTTCCACTTTTACTTTGATGTGATGCGGCTCACCTAAAGTTTAACTGGTTGGAATTTGGAAAGAGTATGGCTAAATGACTATGTAGTTCTTGTTGCAATCATGGGGGTGATATATACAATCTGGTGTGAAATGTATGGAGTATAATTTGCTTTGTTGTTGCTTGATTATAGATGTGTGGTTGGAAATTGAAAATATGGCTTCATGTCGTTATTTTCCTTTCAACATACCCTCAGCAAACAAAAAATGGTCTATTGACCATTTAGAGAATTATATTCATTCATGGCCATCAAAACATTTCCAATTACTTAGTTAATGTACCATGGATTTCTCAGTGGTTGCCATTATTGTTCTTAAAAAATCATGTGACGTTAGGATAATTGCGTTAACATGGGGTTTGGCATGTTTCAGTGTGATTTGTGTCTATGCACTATGTAATGTTTTTAACTTTTATGAGATATAGGATTCTGGAGAGTCATGGCTATTCATTATCTCCTGCTCCGTTATCATATCAAGTATTGAGCTGAAGAATGCTTTTCCCATTTATTTTCAGGTTCAACTCGAGCCCACATCTTCATGGGCTTTACTACGCAAGGAAATTTCTGCACCATCAAAATATACTGGCATGCTTCAAGCAAGCAAAGATATCTTTAGAGAAGAAGGCATACGGGTAAAATAACTAAGCTtttataattatggttaaattgCCTACTGCTCTTTCACTGTTAATTCTGGTGCTGCATTTGTAGTCCCCTTGAACTGTTACCAAATAGTTGTTGGTGAAATTATTTTATGTGATAGCGCTTGCTTGCATCGAGAGGAAGAGCTTTACTGTAACAAGGTTGCTGCCTTGTGGCCTATAAGTCATGGGTTGGAGTAATAGAATAGTTTGTCCATTAGTGGGGGTTAAGAATACACACTTATATTCTCCCCATATCACATTAGGTAGGAACCTTAAGCACTAGGCTACCCTTTCCCGATAATGCTTATTCTTAAAGTAGTTTCCTAGAAGTTTTTTGCCAACCATTTTTCGATGGAAAAAATGTGTAATTGtgtattatcattttttgtgtgcGACATGTTACAGGGTTTTTGGCGGGGCAATGTACCAGCTTTGCTCATGGTTATGCCATATACATCCATACAGTTCACAGTTTTGCACAAGTTAAAATCTTTTGCCTCTGGTTCTTCCAAATCAGGTATTCAGTTTTGTTTTCAACTGTTATTTCTTAGCCCAACATATTAGCCTGATGAGCAGTGTGAACCTATCTCCTAGATTTCTCACATTATTAtcgataatttttgaaaatgtaggTCCGCATATTTTACCATAATGTCAAACTTCATTTGCTGAATTATTTTTGCAAGCAAGTCACTTTAGGGTAGGATGCTTTCTGTAGCATAAACTATATATATGCAGACCAAAACCTGCGTCCCTGTGCAGTTTATAAATAATTATCATAAATTTCCTGTTGTAGGTGTATGTTGCTCATTGCTTGCTTTCTGTTTCTGCAGAGAATCACATTAATTTGAGCCCTTATCTATCCTATGTGAGTGGGGCATTAGCTGGGTGTACAGCTACTGTAGGATCATATCCTTTTGATCTCCTTCGAACCATATTAGCTTCTCAAGGTGAACCGAAGGTATCAACATTATTAAATgaggatttgaaataaattaatgtAATGTAATTTTGTGTTTCACCCTGCAGAGGTCAGAAAAACAGAAGAATTGAAAAGACTGAGCTCCTGGTCTTTGACAATAGAATTTTTAACCTTTTGAATGCATATAATGAGGTTATTCGTGATTTGAGTTAATAACTATGCTATGCTAATGTTTTCCCATCATCTAGGTTTATCCAAACATGAGGTCAGCATTCGTTGACATTGTTAAGACTCGTGGTTTCTCTGGCTTGTATGCCGGACTGTCACCAACGCTAGTTGAGATTATACCTTATGCAGGCCTACAATTTGGTACTTACGATACGTTTAAACGTTGGGCTATGGTAAAATTTCAGTCCTTTTTCTATTTGTTTTCTATTGACATGATTGTTCCCTGCATGCATTAAATGCCGCCGATCATGTTGAAAGTTGAAAACAGAGTAACTTAGTTTCATTTTTTTGGTTCTCTAATATTCAGCATTTTTGTCATTCTAGTATGTGTGTCTCTTCAGTGCTGTAATATTACAATCTTGGTTTAAGTGAAATGAATCTGTAAGATCTAGAATTATATGAaatgcattgataagctatttGGAATCCTATGATGAGTTTATGCAGACATGAGGTTTACAGTTTTATGTCTCACTTTCCTAATGTCTACCTTCCACATGTTAGCACATTCCAGATATCTAGACATTTGATTCCGTCAGTTTTACATATGGAGGCCATTATAGAGCAATGCATCTAGGCATACCTTGTGTCAGGTGTATTTCAGCTTGTTTTATAACAATTGTATGGAAATAGTAGAATAAGGTATATGTTAAAATGGGACTGTACAAATTTGGTTTATATAGTTGTAAAATTGAATTCCTTGACATGCAGCCAATAAATGTTTTGCTTTATAAGTATTCCTTATAGTGAGAGATTCTTTGATATCTCCTCATTTGTAATTGTCATATTATGTGAAAATTGTAGGCATGGAACCACACTCAATACTCAAATGCTATTGGAGAAGATAGCCTATCTAGCTTTCAACTTTTCCTGTGTGGGTTGGCTGCTGGTACATGCGCTAAGCTTGTTTGTCATCCACTTGATGTAGTCAAGAAAAGATTTCAGGTAGATTTTAGAATCTGACACACCCTCTTTCTTTCAGGGTAATTAtgaatctattttattatttcttcccttcccctttaGAACTAGATCCTGAGCTCATACGTACCCATAGAACGCATGCTGAATAAATGGCTTCTCATGCCCTATCGTTATGGACGTCCATCGAGTATGTAGTTATGGATCTTCATGCTTTCTTTCCTCCAGATTGAAGGTCTGCAAAGGCATCCAAGATATGGAGC harbors:
- the LOC112741757 gene encoding mitochondrial thiamine diphosphate carrier 2 isoform X2 — its product is MLQASKDIFREEGIRGFWRGNVPALLMVMPYTSIQFTVLHKLKSFASGSSKSENHINLSPYLSYVSGALAGCTATVGSYPFDLLRTILASQGEPKVYPNMRSAFVDIVKTRGFSGLYAGLSPTLVEIIPYAGLQFGTYDTFKRWAMAWNHTQYSNAIGEDSLSSFQLFLCGLAAGTCAKLVCHPLDVVKKRFQIEGLQRHPRYGARVEHRAYRNMFDAMKRISQAEGWAGLYKGIIPSTVKAAPAGAVTFVAYELTSDWLESILT
- the LOC112741757 gene encoding mitochondrial thiamine diphosphate carrier 2 isoform X1, with the protein product MAMEEEEPSQLKRALIDSSAGAISGAISRTVTSPLDVIKIRFQVQLEPTSSWALLRKEISAPSKYTGMLQASKDIFREEGIRGFWRGNVPALLMVMPYTSIQFTVLHKLKSFASGSSKSENHINLSPYLSYVSGALAGCTATVGSYPFDLLRTILASQGEPKVYPNMRSAFVDIVKTRGFSGLYAGLSPTLVEIIPYAGLQFGTYDTFKRWAMAWNHTQYSNAIGEDSLSSFQLFLCGLAAGTCAKLVCHPLDVVKKRFQIEGLQRHPRYGARVEHRAYRNMFDAMKRISQAEGWAGLYKGIIPSTVKAAPAGAVTFVAYELTSDWLESILT
- the LOC112741757 gene encoding mitochondrial thiamine diphosphate carrier 2 isoform X3, whose translation is MAMEEEEPSQLKRALIDSSAGAISGAISRTVTSPLDVIKIRFQVQLEPTSSWALLRKEISAPSKYTGMLQASKDIFREEGIRGFWRGNVPALLMVMPYTSIQFTVLHKLKSFASGSSKSENHINLSPYLSYVSGALAGCTATVGSYPFDLLRTILASQGEPKVYPNMRSAFVDIVKTRGFSGLYAGLSPTLVEIIPYAGLQFGTYDTFKRWAMAWNHTQYSNAIGEDSLSSFQLFLCGLAAGTCAKLVCHPLDVVKKRFQN